The Miscanthus floridulus cultivar M001 chromosome 17, ASM1932011v1, whole genome shotgun sequence genome has a window encoding:
- the LOC136517049 gene encoding uncharacterized protein At4g15970-like yields MKGGDMSSVSPLVSFVLGAAMATVCVLFFMSATPARRLVDISAFTSSAAPDNSTADLQGLASPDADAVADSAAALAATATPAPAPAPVQAPSPWGDLEEVLARAATKDRTVIMTQINAAWTRPGSLLDLFFESFRTGEGGVARLLDHLVIVTMDPAAYEGCKAVHRHCYFLRTSNGVDYRSEKMFMSKDYLEMMWGRNRFQQTVLELGYNFLFTDVDVMWFRDPFRHISMAADIAISSDMYIGDPYSLRNFPNGGFLFVRSSAKTIDFYRAWQQGRWRFFGKHEQDVFNLIKHEMAPKLDLAIQFLDTAYISGFCQLSKDLNKICTLHANCCVGLGAKLHDLRGVLDVWRNYTAGTPDERRAGKFQWKLPGICIH; encoded by the exons ATGAAGGGCGGCGACATGAGCAGCGTCAGCCCGCTGGTGTCCTTCGTGCtgggcgccgccatggccaccgtctGCGTCCTCTTCTTCATGTCCGCCACGCCCGCGCGCCGCCTCGTCGACATCTCCGCCTTCACCTCCTCCGCCGCCCCCGACAACTCCACCGCCGACCTGCAGGGGCTCGCCTCCCCCGACGCCGACGCGGTGGCCGACTCGGCGGCCGCCcttgccgccaccgccaccccggCGCCGGCTCCCGCGCCCGTTCAG GCACCGTCGCCGTGGGGCGACCTGGAGGAGGTGCTGGCGCGGGCGGCGACCAAGGACCGGACGGTGATCATGACGCAGATCAACGCGGCGTGGACGCGCCCGGGCTCCCTGCTCGACCTCTTCTTCGAGAGCTTCCGCACCGGGGAAGGGGGCGTGGCGCGCCTCCTGGACCACCTCGTCATCGTCACCATGGACCCCGCCGCCTACGAGGGCTGCAAGGCCGTCCACCGCCACTGCTACTTCCTCCGCACCTCCAACGGCGTCGACTACCGATCCGAGAAGATGTTCATGAGCAAGGACTACCTCGAGATGATGTGGGGGCGCAACCGCTTCCAGCAGACGGTGCTCGAGCTCGGCTACAACTTCCTCTTCACG GACGTGGACGTGATGTGGTTCCGTGACCCGTTCCGGCACATCTCGATGGCGGCGGACATCGCCATCTCCAGCGACATGTACATCGGCGACCCCTACAGCCTGCGCAACTTCCCCAACGGGGGTTTCCTCTTCGTGCGGTCGTCGGCCAAGACCATCGACTTCTACCGGGCGTGGCAGCAGGGCCGGTGGCGCTTCTTCGGGAAGCACGAGCAGGACGTGTTCAACCTCATCAAGCACGAGATGGCGCCCAAGCTGGACCTCGCCATCCAGTTCCTCGACACCGCCTACATCAGCGGCTTCTGCCAGCTCAGCAAGGACCTCAACAAGATCTGCACCCTCCATGCGAACTGCTGCGTCGGCCTCGGCGCCAAGCTCCACGACCTGCGCGGGGTGCTCGACGTCTGGAGGAACTACACTGCCGGCACACCCGACGAGCGCCGCGCAGGCAAGTTCCAGTGGAAGCTCCCGGGCATCTGCATCCACTGA